ataatacaaattgAAGTTGGtttgatgaagaaaatgatatatgcatattaaaatatatgtttaacaataatatatagaacttgaaaatatattttatactaaaataataaaccATACGAAAAAATGATGATACAAGTATAATtgtattttagtaaaaatatttatacttatattataaatttatatttattttaaatttaattgtttttacattttattttttaataattgataatgagttaaatgaaatttgaaaaatgatgaaaaaatcgaaaataggaaaaagattagtgaaaaatgatgaaaaaaaaaaactgttggACAACATTTCTCACTAATTTCGTGTCAGAGCTGTCCAATGCACGATATATGGTTGGAATATCTCTGATATTTCCCGGTTTTTAATCATTAGGTAGAAGATCTGATATGTTTGACCACTTTTGTCAATGATTCTTTTTGGCATTTCCCTATTAGGCATATTCTATTCTGCATTGTGTTCTTTCTTGCCAGTTCCCTCATCATGTGGTTAGCTTGCTCCCAGACTACagctttgaaaatttttcatttatgtgTTTCTGTCTAAATATCGGGGTTAGATCATCCAtctgtttcttttccttgtcaacttttcttatttaattatcatttattttctaaattacgaatttaaataagtaattgtttacttttattaatttttggtttgAAATGGTTGGGTGCTTAATGATTCAGCTTAACTCTGGAAAAGTGGTTGCGGTGGGTCCTGGAGCCCGTGACAGAGATGGAAAGCTTATTCCACTTAGTGTAAAGGAAGGAGACACTGTTCTTTTGCCTGAATATGGAGGAAATCAAGTGAAGCTTGGTGATAAAGAGTGCGTGTAGCTTCCTATTCTTCTATCTTTAACTTGGTTTTTAAGTTTCTGAATAGCAGTAAAGTCTATTTAACATGAGAATTACCAATCAAATGGCATATATTTATTCACATTTTGATTGGGCTGCTCATCATGTTGTTGATTTgcagatttttttttacattattcaTCTGCTATTGTTGTTTGGTTCTAGCGACGTGATCTCTATTGTCTACTTTTGAATTTGTGATGGGGAAACTTGGTGGAATACTTCATTGTGATTAATGCCTGTGGAGGAAATGAATCCAAAGTGTTAATTTCACTGCACAGGAAGGACTAAAGGTGGTGCTTGGATAATATATTAAAcagtgttttaaaaggctattttaaattagggtttaaatgctgattttttaaatgtaaaattaatgtATCAAAATTAAGGTTTAAACTATAGAAAATGCAGAAGTCAATTTGCAAATCTCTAAACTAAAAGTAGGTGACCTCTGCTGACAAAATGCAAGAGAAAAAGCTGCAGACTTCCAACTTCTTTGGCAGATTGATTATATGTGGAGATTCTTTGGGAATTGTAGGTAATTAGTTAAGAATCTTAAGATAGGGGATGGTACTGACTTATTATGGCTTCATTTGATATTAGGGAGAAGAAGATCATGAGATTGTCACACAGAATATGAATAGATGAAaatttcttcctttattttgtGGGAGGCCACTTTTTGAGAAGATGACCATGTCCCAATGacctctctctatatatatatggcagGGTGGGGGGTTTAAGGAAGAGATGACATCTCTGTCACTGGAGGTACATACTTTATGTTACTAATCATAAAATGCACTAATGCGCCTgttgaaattagaaattatagaTGCTGATCTTGCCAATCAAGTCCAAGCAATTTTATAGTGTGCTTACTGAGACAAATAGAACCAGGCCATTTTGGAGCTTGATGGGGTATCTGGTTTAAATGCTTCAACCTCCATTTGCTCATTTCCCCTTAACACTCTAAATTGAGCCATTAGAAATCATTCCAGTGGTAAATACAAGAGCTTGCCTTTCCTTTTCAGTTTTGCTACCAAAGCACCCTTTAGCAGTTAGTATTTTGCAGGTGCTTTCTTGTTATTTTGCATTAAGTTTTGTTGTTTGTAGCTCATGCCATGTAAGACTGATGGGTTTATGAATATTCTGTTACTGACACTGCTTCCTTCTGTTTGTGTGTATTGTTGCAGGTATCATCTATTTAGAGATGATGATATATTGGGAACTCTGCATGACTGATGTATGGTGTGGCTCTCCGATCAGGATAAAGAAAGAGATCCTATTCTATATGAGATAGCTCTAGGCATGCAAAAGACTTAGGTTATGGGGTTGTTCTGATTGACTACTGTTGTATTGCTATAAAAGATTTGGATTGAATGACTCATTGTTTTCTATCCTTGAGGGAACAAGACCAGGAATTTAAAGTGTCTTGCATAATGGAAAATTTTGCAGGCTGGGGATTTATCCTTTCTTTtaacataataatattttgcatAATGGAGAATTTTTGCAGCTTGGATTTTCTTTAACTAGGAGAGCGAGCAAGAAGGCATCCTTGTTATCATTATCATTGCTATTTTCACTTTGGCTGGGAAGAATATGGGGGAAAATTGTGTTAGATCTTACAAATGTTTGGGTTGGATTGTTGCAGTATTTGAATATGTTTGcttcttttcttcttaaacTAGAGGGAGCAAATTATGAAAATGTTGTGGGAGAGATCAAACAAATCCATCACAGTTGATTTGTTCAAACcagaaaaaccaaaatatttggctcCCTCACAGGTAAGGAAGCATAATAGGGTTTGAGCCGCACCCACAGGCATGATTTAGAGATGAGAAGTTGGTCATGTAACTGCCTGTGTAATGCGACTAGCCTCATTTTTTGGGTATTGAAATTTGCACAGTAACTTCAGTTCATATTATTATATCCATCCAGTATAGGAGAAATCTAGATCTTACTGTGTTctatccaattttcaaaattttgggtgAACTATAACAGATTATCATCTATCAGATGCCTTGGCACAAGACTTGAGTTCAAATTCCCTTAAATCTTGTTTGGTTATTAGGTCAACAACACTTGGATAAACACCAAAATTGTTGGCCCATCCCTTGATTTCTCCATATTCAAATGCCTTTCATCATTCTTGCTGCTACTAGATCTGACCCTACATCCCCTTATGTTGTGTCCCTTGCTAAAAACCACTTGAGTTTAGCCATCCCCATATTGGTGGATGCATGGCAGAAAATTCCTTAATTCAAATATTCACCAAACCACCCACATCTGTGATCTTGTGTAAATCATAAAAGAAACCTCCAAGTTCTATCTGCCTCAAGCTTGTACTGTTGCTCATTCCCATCATTATTCTGCCATCAACTGAAGGGGTGTCACCCTTGAATGACCCTTTTTCTTATAGGTAAGCCACGAGTGGTCGGCCCATGTCTCTTCCACAACACTTGCTCATCAATCAAGACCTCTTGGATGGGGTCTTTGCACAAAATGGAAGCCACCCacataaatattcttttttgacaaaatatatACTCATCATCCAACTAACATGTATCTTGAATGCCTGAAATTTAATAgcatgaaaagataaaatacaGATTCATTTCCAAGTACCACAAAGAGCCTGAGAAAAACATCCAAAGGCACCTTTTAAAAGCATCAAGTTCAACGATCATTGCCCGTAAAATTTAATTACCTTGCCTGTATTTCAAAGTAACCTATAAGTATTAAGTACACAATGCTATTACACAAACAAGAAAATCCAGAAAACATGGAAAGGATCTATTCTTTTGAACTTCTCGATGAGTTTACAAAGTTCCGAGCAGCTTCTAGGCTCAGTTCTTCATACACCTGGAAATAAACAAAATCAGAGATTACCACTACAcatcaataaaaggaaaacagacTGTTCTTATACAATTTGCAGGTAAGAAGCATACAAGTTTCCTATGAACTTGTTGAAAAGCCTTGCAGAATCTCTCCGCCTCCACCGGCCCCACCTATAATAGATACAAGCACCGATAGTTAGTTTtcccttgttttatttttatgtgttattttttattttattgtccTCTCAAACAGAAGTAATTTCAGGAATTTTTAACAACCATTTTAACCCAAATCACAAATTCCAACAAAAAATGTAGACCACTATTCCCTTCATTTTCCAGATATGCAAACGATTcctcaaattcaaaaaatgactACAATGAAAC
The sequence above is drawn from the Vitis riparia cultivar Riparia Gloire de Montpellier isolate 1030 chromosome 6, EGFV_Vit.rip_1.0, whole genome shotgun sequence genome and encodes:
- the LOC117915806 gene encoding 10 kDa chaperonin, mitochondrial-like, coding for MAKRLIPTLNRILVEKIVPPSKTNAGILLPEKTAQLNSGKVVAVGPGARDRDGKLIPLSVKEGDTVLLPEYGGNQVKLGDKEYHLFRDDDILGTLHD